In one Candidatus Kapaibacterium thiocyanatum genomic region, the following are encoded:
- a CDS encoding bacitracin ABC transporter ATP-binding protein, protein MPVITVRGLHKSYGDFHAVNGIDLTVEQGDVYGFLGPNGAGKSTTIRMMLSLVKPTSGTVALFDKPLTTHREEILRRVGAIVERPDFYNYLTAYRNLELLGRLSRADVSTASIMRVLGIVGLDTRAHDKVKTFSHGMKQRLGIAQALLHDPDLIVLDEPTTGLDPQGMKDIRELILSLSADHRKTVFLSSHILPEVELTATRMIVINRGKTIVEGSVQDLLNAGRLRVTIETDRPHDAVTALGTTPFAGRINGMTERALILMLDRNEIAGVVHHLDQHGLAIHGVVPVRSLEEYFLSLVREAS, encoded by the coding sequence ATGCCGGTCATCACCGTTCGCGGTCTTCACAAGTCGTATGGAGACTTCCATGCCGTCAACGGTATCGACCTGACCGTCGAACAGGGTGACGTCTATGGCTTCCTCGGGCCGAACGGCGCGGGCAAGAGCACGACCATCCGCATGATGCTGTCGCTCGTCAAACCGACGTCCGGCACCGTCGCCCTCTTCGACAAACCCCTGACCACGCATCGTGAGGAAATCCTCCGCCGCGTCGGTGCCATCGTCGAGCGCCCGGATTTCTACAACTACCTCACGGCATACAGGAATCTCGAACTGCTCGGACGCCTGAGCCGTGCCGACGTGTCGACCGCATCCATCATGCGGGTCCTCGGTATCGTCGGCCTCGATACGCGGGCACATGACAAGGTGAAGACCTTCTCCCACGGCATGAAGCAGCGTCTGGGCATCGCCCAGGCCCTCCTGCACGATCCCGATCTCATCGTTCTCGACGAACCGACGACCGGCCTCGACCCGCAAGGCATGAAGGACATCCGCGAGCTCATCCTGTCGCTCAGCGCAGATCATCGCAAGACGGTCTTCCTGTCTTCGCATATCCTTCCCGAAGTGGAACTCACGGCCACGCGCATGATCGTGATCAACCGTGGCAAAACCATCGTGGAAGGATCGGTACAGGACCTGCTCAACGCCGGACGGCTGCGTGTGACGATCGAGACCGATCGCCCGCACGATGCCGTGACCGCGCTCGGCACGACGCCGTTCGCAGGACGTATCAACGGCATGACGGAGCGGGCGCTCATCCTCATGCTCGACCGTAACGAGATCGCCGGCGTCGTCCATCATCTCGATCAGCACGGCCTGGCCATCCACGGAGTCGTCCCCGTTCGCTCGCTCGAAGAGTACTTCCTCTCACTCGTGAGGGAAGCCTCATGA
- a CDS encoding UDP-N-acetylmuramoylalanine--D-glutamate ligase, which translates to MNITILGAALSGLAAAQLARRTGNDVFVTDAKPAEKTSEAVGILKREGIAHEFGGHTDRALEADLIVTSPGVPPSNIVRQRAAERGIPVIGELEYASRMMTNPLIAITGTNGKTTTTALTAWILQQSGRSAVTAGNIGTPLSSLVGMISPDTIVVVEASSYQLDTTVSFRPRVSILTNVTPDHLSYHGTFEQYVHAKWKIFANQRDNDVVVLNADDPHAAAGASTAQGMVSMFSTSHEVERGAFVRGDEIILRAGLQHNEEILMPVRRIGLPGVHNLYNSLAATLAARAFEVRNEDIRDSLQSFAGVEHRLEYVRTFHDVRYYNDSKATNVNAAWYALASFDRPIVWIAGGRGDNNDYGQLDDLVDTNVKAIVCIGEETDTIFNHWCTRKRCVKSPTLQDAVRHASELAEHDDIVLFSPACKSFDMFDNFEQRGRVFKDLVSQL; encoded by the coding sequence ATGAACATCACCATTCTCGGCGCAGCCCTCTCCGGTCTGGCCGCAGCACAGCTCGCACGGCGTACCGGCAACGACGTCTTCGTCACCGACGCGAAACCGGCCGAGAAGACATCGGAAGCGGTCGGCATCCTGAAACGCGAGGGAATCGCCCACGAGTTCGGCGGACATACCGATCGGGCACTCGAAGCGGACCTCATCGTCACATCTCCCGGCGTCCCTCCTTCGAATATCGTACGTCAGCGGGCGGCCGAACGCGGCATCCCCGTCATCGGGGAACTGGAATACGCATCGCGTATGATGACGAATCCCCTCATCGCCATCACGGGTACGAACGGAAAGACGACGACGACGGCATTGACGGCATGGATACTGCAGCAGAGCGGGCGTTCGGCGGTAACGGCGGGCAACATCGGCACTCCCCTGTCGAGTCTCGTCGGCATGATATCTCCCGATACCATCGTCGTCGTGGAAGCCAGCAGCTATCAGCTCGATACGACCGTCAGCTTCAGGCCACGCGTCAGCATCCTCACCAACGTCACTCCCGACCATCTTTCCTATCACGGCACATTTGAACAGTATGTGCATGCGAAGTGGAAAATTTTCGCTAACCAACGCGATAATGATGTCGTAGTTTTGAACGCAGATGACCCGCATGCAGCTGCGGGTGCATCGACGGCACAAGGGATGGTCTCCATGTTTAGTACTTCACATGAAGTGGAACGTGGGGCGTTCGTCCGGGGGGACGAAATCATCCTGCGTGCCGGCTTGCAGCATAACGAGGAGATTCTCATGCCGGTACGCCGAATCGGACTGCCGGGAGTGCACAATTTGTACAACTCCCTTGCAGCCACCCTTGCCGCACGCGCCTTCGAAGTGCGCAACGAAGACATCCGCGACTCGCTCCAGTCGTTCGCCGGTGTCGAGCACCGCCTCGAATACGTACGGACCTTCCATGACGTACGCTATTACAATGACTCCAAGGCCACGAACGTCAATGCCGCCTGGTACGCACTGGCGAGCTTCGATCGTCCGATCGTCTGGATCGCCGGTGGCCGTGGGGACAACAACGACTACGGCCAGCTCGACGATCTGGTCGACACGAACGTGAAGGCCATCGTCTGCATCGGCGAGGAAACCGACACCATCTTCAACCACTGGTGCACGCGCAAGCGCTGCGTCAAGTCGCCTACGCTGCAGGACGCCGTCCGCCACGCTTCGGAACTGGCGGAACACGACGATATCGTTCTCTTCTCGCCTGCCTGCAAGAGTTTCGACATGTTCGACAACTTCGAGCAGCGCGGCAGAGTCTTCAAGGACCTGGTCTCCCAGCTCTGA